One genomic segment of Coffea arabica cultivar ET-39 chromosome 6e, Coffea Arabica ET-39 HiFi, whole genome shotgun sequence includes these proteins:
- the LOC113696865 gene encoding 6,7,8-trihydroxycoumarin synthase-like produces the protein MAWLFLCSILPLILIFLLQKTKKSKKTRGPPGPPGLPFIGNLHQFDSAKPHEYLWKLSKKYGPLMSLRIGSVPVVVISSSKMAKEALKTHDLVFSGRRAYVSHQKLSYNGRDVAFSPYGEYWRQMRKVCVLHLFSLSRVQSFSPIIQDEISHLIQKISNLSCASKVINLSSIMTSLGSTIICRIAFGKKYDEEGHERKRFDQILQESQAMMAGFFISDYLPSLSWIDKLSGMFACLEKNFKDLDLFYQELIDEHLNPNRPETMKDDVLDILIQIKQEQSSGFELTWDHIKALLMNIFIAGTDTSAATVVWAMTALMKNPSALKKVQAEIRDLVGQKGAVVGEKLQQLRYLDAVVNEALRLYPPAPVLVARETTQSCNIEGYEIGSKTLVYINDWAISRDPESWERPDEFIPERFLNNAIDVRGNDFEVIPFGAGRRGCPGIHLGLSTVKLALANLLYSFEWELPSGIRAEDIDTDVLPGITMHKKNALCILAKEYLHKSS, from the exons atggcaTGGCTTTTCCTATGCTCAATTCTTCCTTTGATactaatttttcttcttcaaaaaaccaagaaaagcaaaaaaactCGTGGTCCACCAGGTCCTCCAGGGCTTCCCTTCATTGGAAATTTGCACCAATTTGATAGTGCAAAGCCTCATGAGTACCTGTGGAAACTCTCCAAGAAGTACGGGCCTCTCATGTCTTTAAGGATTGGTTCTGTGCCAGTAGTTGTGATTTCTTCATCGAAAATGGCAAAAGAAGCCCTGAAAACCCATGATCTTGTATTCTCTGGAAGGAGAGCTTATGTTAGCCATCAAAAATTATCATACAACGGCCGCGATGTTGCATTTTCACCTTATGGTGAGTATTGGAGGCAGATGAGGAAGGTTTGTGTTCTTCATCTCTTTAGCCTCAGTAGAGTTCAATCCTTTTCGCCAATTATTCAGGACGAAATTTCCCACTTAATACAGAAGATATCAAATCTTTCTTGTGCATCTAAAGTAATCAATTTAAGTTCGATTATGACGTCGCTTGGTAGCACGATAATTTGTCGAATTGCTTTTGGTAAGAAATATGATGAAGAAGGGCATGAAAGGAAGAGGTTTGATCAAATTTTACAAGAATCTCAGGCCATGATGGCAGGGTTTTTCATCTCTGATTACCTTCCTTCATTGAGCTGGATTGATAAGCTCTCAGGGATGTTTGCTTGTCTTGAGAAGAATTTTAAGGACTTGGATTTGTTCTACCAAGAGCTCATAGATGAGCACCTCAATCCAAATAGGCCAGAAACAATGAAGGATGATGTTCTTGATATCTTGATCCAGATAAAACAAGAACAATCATCAGGATTTGAACTTACTTGGGATCACATCAAAGCATTGCTCATG AATATATTCATAGCTGGAACAGACACAAGTGCAGCCACAGTTGTTTGGGCTATGACAGCCCTGATGAAGAACCCTTCCGCATTAAAGAAAGTACAAGCTGAAATTAGAGATTTGGTTGGACAAAAAGGAGCTGTAGTAGGAGAGAAACTTCAGCAGCTTCGCTATTTAGATGCA GTTGTCAAC GAAGCTCTAAGATTGTATCCCCCTGCACCAGTTCTAGTGGCAAGAGAAACTACACAAAGTTGCAACATAGAAGGCTATGAAATTGGATCCAAAACCTTAGTTTACATTAATGATTGGGCTATATCTAGAGATCCTGAAAGCTGGGAAAGGCCAGATGAATTCATTCCTGAGAGATTCTTGAACAATGCTATTGATGTCAGGGGAAATGATTTTGAAGTGATTCCATTTGGTGCCGGAAGAAGAGGATGCCCTGGAATTCATCTGGGACTGTCAACTGTGAAACTTGCACTCGCGAACCTTCTTTACTCCTTTGAATGGGAATTGCCTTCTGGGATCAGAGCAGAAGATATTGATACTGATGTTTTGCCAGGAATAACCATGCACAAGAAAAATGCTCTTTGCATTTTGGCCAAGGAATATCTTCATAAAAGCTCTTAA
- the LOC113729216 gene encoding uncharacterized protein — protein sequence MPAWYNPQAVCAYHSGAPGHATFDCKALKHKIQDMVEAGEIVIRKREAQGPNVNRNPLPEHANIIGVILDDTEYVEPVKELTREAEVFGVTDQPFVIELPFEEDEKPFVLDLTPAESEALEPVIIEFPKQEPVLSLQQVPWNYNEPTVQIGEKSIAKEEVSVVTRSGKIVSPFEATIPIQANNSEPPAKPTITEKEALDFLKRLQRSEYNVIEKLSKSPAQISMLDLLFSSDVHRDALIEVLTKAQIPRDISVDNFSHVVGSVLFTKQITFSDDELPAEGIGHNKALYIVVRCNGKRLPKVLIDNGSALNICPWSTLEKLGLQDIKLRPSGTIVRGFDGAQREPIGEVDLVVEMGPAQFQITCQVMHFPSVYNVLLGRPWIHKSGAVPSSLHQLLKFVVNDKLITIFAEEDCLVIIDSESKEEGSRSSTVTPHSTSDIVSVSWITKEEQALSRASVMMAKEMIRGGYEFDKGLGRDLQGILKPVEIVEKNDSFGLGFRPTAKDIREMKERKKAEKEGSWNQMNIQVVVVSYTDVPGTGVQQQVGHLLEYPHVFLLALSYEKRLSYEAGGRNSHLH from the coding sequence ATGCCCGCGTGGTATAATCCACAagctgtctgtgcttatcattctggggCCCCCGGACATGCCACCTTTGATTGCAAGGCGCTTAAGCATAAAATCCAAGATATGGTTGAAGCCGGGGAGATTGTAATCCGGAAAAGGGAGGCGCAAGGGCCGAACGTAAATAGGAACCCTTTACCGGAACATGCCAATATCATTGGGGTTATTCTGGATGATACGGAGTATGTGGAACCGGTCAAAGAATTGACAAGggaagctgaagtgtttggggtcacagaccaaccCTTTGTCATAGAATTGCCATTTGAAGAGGACGAAAAGCCCTTTGTTTTGGATCTCACGCCAGCGGAGAGTGAGGCTTTGGAGCCAGTAATCATCGAATTCCCGAAGCAGGAGCCTGTTCTGAGTCTGCAACAAGTGCCATGGAATTACAATGAACCTACTGTACAGATTGGGGAAAAGTCAATCGCGAAGGAAGAAGTGTCAGTGGTCACCAGATCAGGGAAAATCGTAAGTCCATTTGAAGCTACCATTCCGATTCAAGCAAATAATTCCGAGCCACCCGCCAAACCAACAATCACTGAGAAGGAAGCCTTGGATTTTCTTAAAAGGCTCCAGAGAAGTGAATACAATGTGATTGAGAAGCTAAGCAAGTCACCTGCCCAGATATCCATGTTGGATTTACTTTTTTCTTCAGATGTGCATAGGGATGCGTTGATCGAGGTATTGACTAAAGCTCAAATCCCTAGGGACATTTCTGTTGATAATTTTTCGCACGTGGTTGGGAGTGTGTTATTCACCAAGCAAATTACTTTTTCTGACGATGAATTGCCGGCggaaggcattggacataacaagGCCCTGTACATAGTTGTTAGGTGCAATGGGAAAAGGCTGCCGAAGGTTTTGATTGATAATGGATCCGcgcttaatatctgtccttggagcACCTTGGAAAAGCTGGGATTGCAAGACatcaagctgaggccttcagggaccataGTTCGAGGTTTTGATGGAGCACAAAGAGAGCCAATAGGAGAAGTGGATTTAGTAGTTGAAATGGGACCCGCCCAGTTTCAAATAACctgccaagtcatgcactttCCTAGTGTTTACAACGTTTTGCTTGGCaggccatggattcacaagtctGGGGCGGTGCCTTCTTCATTACATCAGTTGTTGAAATTTGTAGTAAATGACAAGCTGATAACTATATTTGCCGAAGAGGATTGCCTTGTAATCATCGATTCCGAGTCCAAAGAAGAGGGTAGCCGAAGCTCCACAGTGACCCCTCATAGCACATCTGATATTGTCTCCGTCAGTTGGATAACAAAGGAGGAGCAAGCTCTATCAAGggccagtgtcatgatggctaaGGAGATGATCCGTGGAGGCTATGAATTTGACAAAGGGCTGGGACGAGATCTGCAAGGAATTTTAAAGCCAGTGGAGATTGTGGAGAAAAATGATTCGTTTGGTTTGGGTTTCCGACCGACTGCTAAGGATATCAGAGAAATGAAGGAGCGCAAGAAAGCggagaaagaaggaag